A segment of the Streptomyces sp. NBC_01235 genome:
CGTCCAGTCCTCCGTGGAGGACGGCTACCGCGGCCGGATCTTCTCTCTCTACGACGTGCTGTTCAACGTGGCCTTCGTCGGCGCCGCCGGTGTCGCCGCCCTGATGCTGCCGCCTGACGGCCGTTCAGCAGCGCTGGTGGTCACGGTCGCCGTTATCTACGGAGCAATTGCTGGCACTATGGCCCGCTATGAGCGCCAGTAAGTGTCACATCAATGACACAGACTCCCCCTCGGCTACAAGGTTGTCAGTGGGTCCCGGTAACTTACGTGCGTCTTACCTCGCGCGCTGATTTCGCGCCACACGTCCAAGTTTTCTAGGGGGACCCCCAAGTGTCGACTCCGCCGCCCCAGGGCCAGAACCCGTTCGCGCAGCAGGGCCAGCAGCCCTACGGCCAGCCCCAGGGCCAGGCCCCGTACCCGCCGCAGGGCGGCTACCCCCAGCAGCCCGGCCAGCCCGGCTACCCCACCGCCCCCTACGGCGCGGTGCCGCCGGAGCAGCCCCGCCGCAAGGTCAGCTTCAAGCTGATCAAGAACGTCGTCGTCGTCATCGCCGTCATCGGTGTAGCCATCGGCGCCTACATATCCAGCCAGGACGACGCCAACACGGCGGCGGTCGGCGACTGCATGCACCGGGGCAACAGCGACGACGACAACCCCGACCTCGAGGTCGTCAAGTGCGACTCCTCGCAGGCGCAGTACATCGTGCTGGCGAAGGTCGAGGGCACGTACTCGCAACTCACGGCCGACAGCAAGTGCGAAGAGAAGGCCAAGGACTTCCAGTACTCGTACACCGAGAGCGGTGACGGCAGTAACTTCCTGCTCTGCCTGAAGGACTACGCGAAGAAGTAAGGCAGCTGTGGAGAGGGGCGGTGTTTCACGTGAAACACCGCCCCTTCGCATGTCCGCCTGCCGCGTCGCCGGGGTCATGTTTCACGTGAAACTTGACCCGTTTCACGGCCTCAGCCCTGCTGGGCCCACCACTCCTTGAGGGCCTCCACCGCCGCGTCGTACCCCATCGGACCGTTCTCCAGGCGCAGTTCCAGCAGATGCTTGTACGCCTGGCCGATGGCGGGACCGGGGCCGACACCCAGGATCTCCATGATCTGGTTACCGTCGAGGTCGGGACGGATCGCGTCCAGCTCCTCCTTCTCCTTCAGCTGGGTGATGCGCTCCTCCAGCCCGTCGTACGCCCGCGAGAGAGCGACCGCCTTGCGCTTGTTCCGCGTCGTGCAGTCCGAGCGGGTCAGCTTGTGGAGGCGTTCGAGGAGCGGTCCTCCGTCACGTACGTAACGACGCACAGCGGAGTCCGTCCACTCGCCCGTTCCGTAGCCGTGGAAGCGCAGGTGGAGTTCGACCAGGCGGGAGACATCCTTCACCAGCTCGTTGGAGTACTTCAGAGCCGTCATCCGCTTCTTCGTCATCTTCGCTCCGACCACCTCGTGGTGGTGGAACGAGACACGGCCGTCCTTCTCGAAACGACGGGTCCGCGGCTTGCCGATGTCGTGCAGCAGCGCGGCGAGCCGCAGGGTGAGGTCGGGACCGCTCTCCTCCAGGGCGATGGCCTGCTCCAGGACGATCAGCGTGTGCTCGTAGACGTCCTTGTGCCGGTGGTGCTCGTCGCTCTCCAGCCGCAGGGCGGGCAGCTCGGGCAGCACATGGTCGGCGATGCCGGTGTCGACCAGGAGCGACAACCCCTTGCGCGGGTGCGCGGACAGGATCAGCTTGTTCAGCTCGTCCCGGACCCGCTCGGCCGAGACGATCTCGATGCGACCGGCCATCCCGTTCATCGCCGTGACGACCTCGGGGGCGACCTCGAAGTCGAGCTGGGCGGCGAAGCGGGCCGCGCGCATCATGCGCAGCGGGTCGTCCGAGAAGGACTCCTCGGGCGTACCCGGGGTGCGCAGCACACGCGCCGCGAGGTCCTCGAGTCCACCGTGCGGGTCGATGAACTGCTTCTCGGGAAGCGCCACGGCCATGGCGTTCACGGTGAAGTCACGCCGGACGAGGTCCTGCTCGATGGAGTCGCCGTACGACACCTCGGGCTTGCGGGAAGTGCGGTCGTACGCCTCGGAGCGGTACGTCGTGACCTCGATCTGAAAGGTTCGGTCAGCGTCTCCGACGCGGGCGTCCTTCTGAACGCCGACGGTGCCGAAGGCGATCCCGACCTCCCACACGGCGTCCGCCCACGGCCGCACGATCTTCAGGACGTCCTCGGGGCGGGCGTCCGTCGTGAAGTCCAGGTCGTTGCCGAGCCGGCCGAGCAGCGCGTCCCGGACCGAGCCGCCGACCAGGGCGAGAGAGAACCCGGCTGCCTGGAAGCGGCGGGCGAGGTCGTCGGCGACAGGGGCGACCCGTAGCAGTTCACTCACCGCACGGTGCTGCACCTGGCTCAGGACGCTGAGATTGTCTTCGTTGGCGTTCGGCACAACAGAAGAGGGTACGTGGCCCGACGAGCCGAGGGCGCCCCGTTTTGGAGCGGCAGGACATCTCAGCCGATAGGCGCGCAAGGGTGTTTCTTACCTCTTCCAAAGGCGCTTCTCTTCATACCCACATATAGCGGACGGACCGACGGGCTTCCACGATCTTGCGGAGCAGACCGCGGCACTTCCCCTCAGCGCGCATCGTTACCATGCGTGGACGCACATTCCGACGACCACTGACGACGACGAGGGACGGGCGAACGCGTGGCCGAGGCGGCAGACTTCCCGGGGATGACTCCCTCACCTGCCCGCCGGTGGCTGCGGCGCACCGGCGCACTGCTCGCCGGGGCGCCTCTGCTGGCCGGTCTCCTCCAGCTGCCCGCCGCCCCCGCACAGGCCGTCGGCCAGACCTCCGCCAAGGAGGCCTCCGACACGGGCACGGTTGCCGTCGCCGTCGACTCGCTGACCCCCGGCGCCCCCACCGACGGGGACACCCTGACCGTCTCCGGCACAGTCACCAACAACGGCAAGCGGGCGGTCACCGACGCCCATGTGGGCCTGCGGGTGGGTTCCGCGCTCACCACCCGCTCGGCCATCGACCGTGCCGCCAAGCGGGCGGACGCCATCACCGGCACCGACGGCTCCGAGGTGGGTGGCAAGTACGTCGCCGAGTTCGCCGAGCTCACGCCGGGCGTGGCCAAGCCCTTCAGCATCTCCGTCCCGGTCGACAAGCTCGACCTCGGCGACGACGGGGTCTACCCGATCGGTGTCGCCCTCTCGGGCGAGACGTCCGCGCAGCCGTGGGAGCAGCTGCTGGGCATCCAGCGGACCTTCCTGCCGTGGCAGTCCGACGAGGCGGACACCCGGACCCGGACGACCGTGCTGTGGCCGCTGATGTCCACCGTGCACATGACGGCGGAGACCGGTTCGAACGCACAGCAGACGCCGGTCTTCCTCAACGACGACCTGGCCGCGGAGATCGCTCCCGGTGGCCGCCTCGACCAGCTCCTGACCCTGGGCAGGCAACTCGACGTCACCTGGGTGATCGACCCCGACCTGCTGGCGTCCGTGGACGCCATGACCGGCAGCTACCGGATCCGGGGCGACGGCGACACCACCACGGCCGGCACCCACCAGGCGATCGCCAAGCAGTGGCTCGACGATCTTCAGGACGCGGTGACCGGCAAGGAGGTCGTCGCGCTACCCTTCGCCGATCCCGACCTGGCGGCCCTCGCCCACAACGGCACCGGCGTCGCCGGCTCGCTGAGCCAGCTCAAGGCCGCCACCGACGTCGCCGCCACCACGGTGGAGACGGTGCTGCACGTGACGCCCAACACCGACTTCGCCTGGCCGGTGGACGGCGCCGTCGACCCGTCGATCGTCAAGGTCGCCACCTCCGCAGGCGCCGACAAGGTGATCGCGCGCAGCGACAGCCTGACGGAGAACGGCGATCTCTCCTACACCCCGTCGGCGGCCCGGCCCATCGGCGGCGGCACCACGGCGGTCGTCGCGGACGCGCGGCTGTCGACGGCGTTCCAGGGCGATCTGACGAAGGCCTCCGCGTCCACGCTCGCCGTGCAGGAGTTCCTCGCACAGAGCCTGGAGCTGAACCTGCAGACGGGCAAGCAGCGCAGCGTCGTCGTCGCCCCGCAACGCATGCCGACCGCGAGCCAGGCTCGGTCGCTTGCGGCGGCCGTCACGACGCTCCAGGGCGGAACCTGGTCGCAGTCCCAGCAGCTCGCGGCGAGCGCCAAGGCCAAGCCCGATCCGGAGGCCACCACGAAGGTTTCGTCGAAGTCGGCGTACCCCTCCTCGCCGCGCAGGCAGGAACTGCCCCGGTCGGCCTTCGAGCAGATCGCGGACACACAGGACAAACTCGACAACTTCAAGGTGATCCTCACCAACGACGCCCGGGTGGTGACCCCCTTCGGGCGGGCCATAAACCGTGAGATGTCCACGTCGTGGCGAGGCCGGAGCACCGCCGCCAGCACGTTCCGCCAGGACGTGCAGGGTTACCTCGACAGCCTCACCGGCCAGGTCAAGCTGATCGACAAGTCGGAGACCAAGCTCTCCGGGCGCAGCGCCACGATCCCCGTGACCGTGCAGAACAATCTGGTGCAGGGCGTCGACCACCTGGTGCTGCGGCTCACCTCGACCAACGACACCCGCCTGGAGATCGACGGCGACGTCTACGCGGAGCAGCCCATCGAGGTCTCCGGCGGGCACACCACGACGGTGAAGTTCCCCACGTCCGCCAACGTCAACGGCCAGACGACGGTGATCGCCCAGCTGTACACCGAGGACGGCCAGGAGTACGGCGACGCGGTCACCTTCGACGTGAAGGTCACCGAGATCACGGCCACCGTGATGCTGGTCATCGGCGGCGGCTTCCTGCTGCTCGTGCTGGCCGGCTTCCGCATGTACACCCAGCGCAAGCGTGCCGCGGCCCGGGAGGCCGAGGAGTCCGGCGAGGACGGCGAGAACGGCGAGTCCACCGAGGACGCCGAGGACGGTGCCGCCGAGGCGGGCGAGCCCGCCGACGGCCCGGAGAACCCCGAGCGCCCCGACGACCGTAACCAGGAAGAGTCCGACGCCCGAACCGGGGCAGACGACCCGGAGCAGCCGAGTGACGAGACACCGGACACCGCAGCGGAAAGCGCTGACCCGTCCGCCACGGGTGAGAGAGTGGACCGTTGAGGATGTCGTGGCCGGTGGGCCCGGGACGATGAGGTGGGGTAACCATGAACGCGCCGTACGACGGTGACCGCGGCCGGGCCGCGGGCGGCTCGGGCCACCCCGAGGGCCCGCCCCCCGAGCATGGCCAGGTGCCGCCGCAGCACCCCGCGGACATGTACCTCCAGGACGCCTACGACCAGGACCCCTACCGGGCCCAGGACCTCACCGCGCAGGACCCGGTCGCCGAGGCGCTCTACGACCGCGCCGCGCACCCACCGCCGCCCCCGGACGCCTACCAGCCTCAGCAGCCTCAGCAGCCGCTGTACGGCCCGCCCCAGCAGTCCCCGTACGCCCCCGACCCGCATGTGTGGGCGCAGACCCCGGCGCCCGAGCCGGAGGGCCCCACCCAGTACCTGCCGTACGGCGACGACCCGCGGACGACCCAGTTCGTGGGCGTGGACGACCTGGTGACGCACTCCGGTGAGGAGCAGCACCAACCCGACGCGTTCGCCCACCTTTTCCGGGACCAGCAGCAGAGCGGCTCCCGCGGCCCGGCGGATCCCCCGGCCGTGCCGAGCCCCGCCCAGGCCCCGGGCGGTCAGG
Coding sequences within it:
- a CDS encoding LppU/SCO3897 family protein, giving the protein MSTPPPQGQNPFAQQGQQPYGQPQGQAPYPPQGGYPQQPGQPGYPTAPYGAVPPEQPRRKVSFKLIKNVVVVIAVIGVAIGAYISSQDDANTAAVGDCMHRGNSDDDNPDLEVVKCDSSQAQYIVLAKVEGTYSQLTADSKCEEKAKDFQYSYTESGDGSNFLLCLKDYAKK
- a CDS encoding CCA tRNA nucleotidyltransferase, encoding MPNANEDNLSVLSQVQHRAVSELLRVAPVADDLARRFQAAGFSLALVGGSVRDALLGRLGNDLDFTTDARPEDVLKIVRPWADAVWEVGIAFGTVGVQKDARVGDADRTFQIEVTTYRSEAYDRTSRKPEVSYGDSIEQDLVRRDFTVNAMAVALPEKQFIDPHGGLEDLAARVLRTPGTPEESFSDDPLRMMRAARFAAQLDFEVAPEVVTAMNGMAGRIEIVSAERVRDELNKLILSAHPRKGLSLLVDTGIADHVLPELPALRLESDEHHRHKDVYEHTLIVLEQAIALEESGPDLTLRLAALLHDIGKPRTRRFEKDGRVSFHHHEVVGAKMTKKRMTALKYSNELVKDVSRLVELHLRFHGYGTGEWTDSAVRRYVRDGGPLLERLHKLTRSDCTTRNKRKAVALSRAYDGLEERITQLKEKEELDAIRPDLDGNQIMEILGVGPGPAIGQAYKHLLELRLENGPMGYDAAVEALKEWWAQQG
- a CDS encoding DUF6049 family protein; protein product: MAEAADFPGMTPSPARRWLRRTGALLAGAPLLAGLLQLPAAPAQAVGQTSAKEASDTGTVAVAVDSLTPGAPTDGDTLTVSGTVTNNGKRAVTDAHVGLRVGSALTTRSAIDRAAKRADAITGTDGSEVGGKYVAEFAELTPGVAKPFSISVPVDKLDLGDDGVYPIGVALSGETSAQPWEQLLGIQRTFLPWQSDEADTRTRTTVLWPLMSTVHMTAETGSNAQQTPVFLNDDLAAEIAPGGRLDQLLTLGRQLDVTWVIDPDLLASVDAMTGSYRIRGDGDTTTAGTHQAIAKQWLDDLQDAVTGKEVVALPFADPDLAALAHNGTGVAGSLSQLKAATDVAATTVETVLHVTPNTDFAWPVDGAVDPSIVKVATSAGADKVIARSDSLTENGDLSYTPSAARPIGGGTTAVVADARLSTAFQGDLTKASASTLAVQEFLAQSLELNLQTGKQRSVVVAPQRMPTASQARSLAAAVTTLQGGTWSQSQQLAASAKAKPDPEATTKVSSKSAYPSSPRRQELPRSAFEQIADTQDKLDNFKVILTNDARVVTPFGRAINREMSTSWRGRSTAASTFRQDVQGYLDSLTGQVKLIDKSETKLSGRSATIPVTVQNNLVQGVDHLVLRLTSTNDTRLEIDGDVYAEQPIEVSGGHTTTVKFPTSANVNGQTTVIAQLYTEDGQEYGDAVTFDVKVTEITATVMLVIGGGFLLLVLAGFRMYTQRKRAAAREAEESGEDGENGESTEDAEDGAAEAGEPADGPENPERPDDRNQEESDARTGADDPEQPSDETPDTAAESADPSATGERVDR